Genomic DNA from Blastocatellia bacterium:
CCCGCCCCATCCGCGTGGTTTTGGCGGAGTCCCGGCGTCGCAACTTTTATGCTAAGATTGAGAACGTCCGTATGACTCGCAAAGGCAGTGTGCTCATCGTTGACGATGAGGAAGTGATGCGCGATGTGCTGGAGAGCCTTCTCTCGGCCGAGGGCTATCGCGTTGAGCTGGCTCGAACCGGCGAGGAGGGCGTGGAGAAGTTCCGGATGCATCCCTTTGACGTGGTGCTGCTGGATGTCTCCATGCCGGGCATGGGTGGTCTGCGCACGCTCGAAGAGCTTCTCAAGCTCGACTCCGAAGCCGTCGTCATCATGATCACCGCCTATGCCACGTTCGATACGGCGATGGCCGCCTGGGAGATGGGGGCTTTCAGTTGCATCCGCAAGCCCTTTGAAAACGATCAGATTTTGCGCAAAGTCGAAGCGGGAATTCGTCGCCGACGCAAGGACGAAGAGCGGCGCATTCTCAGTCAAACCTTGCGCACCGGCTCGGCCCTCGATCAGATCGTCGCCCGCAGTCACAAGATGAGGAAAGTGCTCGATCTCGTCGCTCAGATCGCGCCCACCCGCTCGACGGTTCTCATTCAAGGCGAGTCGGGCACCGGCAAAGAGCTTATCGCCCGGGCCATTCATTTCCTCAGTCCGCGCGCCGAGCGCGGCCAGTTTGTCGCCGTCAATTGCAGCAACGTCTCGCCGGAGCTTCTGGAGAGCGACCTCTTCGGGCACGTCAAAGGCGCATTCACCGGGGCCATCGCCGCCAAGAAGGGGCGGTTTGAAGTCGCCGACGGCGGCAGCATCTTTCTCGACGAGATCGGCAACATCAGTCTCGATATCCAGGCCAAGCTGCTGCGCGTCATTCAGGAGCGCGAATTCACACCCGTCGGCGATACCACCACCCGTAAAGTGGACGTCCGCATCATCGCCGCCACCAACATTGATCTGAGAAAGGCCGTGGCCGAAGGCCGCTTCCGCGAGGATCTTTTCTATCGTCTCAACGTCATCACGATCCATCTCCCGCCGCTGCGTGAGCGAAAGGAGGACATTCTTCCCCTCGTGCATCACTTCATCCGCAAGTTCAATGCCGAGAATAATCGCCAGATCTCGCTCGATCTGGACCCCGATGTCCTTCGCGCCCTGGAGGATTATCCCTGGCCGGGTAATGTTCGGGAGCTGGAGAATGTCATCGAGCGAGCCGTCGTTATCGCCCGGGGCGACCGGATTGATTTCGAGTGCCTGCCGGATGAAATCCTCAATCCTCAGGCGGCCCGCGAACTCATCCGTCGGTTGTCGGGAGAATCGCTGCCGGCGGAACTGGATTTCTCTCACGGTCTGTCCTTTTACGATGAAGTCGCCAAG
This window encodes:
- a CDS encoding sigma-54 dependent transcriptional regulator, with the translated sequence RPIRVVLAESRRRNFYAKIENVRMTRKGSVLIVDDEEVMRDVLESLLSAEGYRVELARTGEEGVEKFRMHPFDVVLLDVSMPGMGGLRTLEELLKLDSEAVVIMITAYATFDTAMAAWEMGAFSCIRKPFENDQILRKVEAGIRRRRKDEERRILSQTLRTGSALDQIVARSHKMRKVLDLVAQIAPTRSTVLIQGESGTGKELIARAIHFLSPRAERGQFVAVNCSNVSPELLESDLFGHVKGAFTGAIAAKKGRFEVADGGSIFLDEIGNISLDIQAKLLRVIQEREFTPVGDTTTRKVDVRIIAATNIDLRKAVAEGRFREDLFYRLNVITIHLPPLRERKEDILPLVHHFIRKFNAENNRQISLDLDPDVLRALEDYPWPGNVRELENVIERAVVIARGDRIDFECLPDEILNPQAARELIRRLSGESLPAELDFSHGLSFYDEVAKFEIYLIRRALEITGGNQSRAARLLGMNTTTLNSKIKAYNITLK